The Kaistia defluvii genome segment GTGGAGGCCGTAACCATTGGGAGGATACGCCCGCGCCGGGGAAGTGCGGGCGTATCCGTCGAGCTGGCGATTGACCGTTGGAAACGATCCTTGCCAGGTATTGGCCATGTAGCGGCCCTCAGGGGTCAGTTCCGAGCCCCAAGCATATTCCGCCCGGTCGAGTCCCCCGCGGGCGGCGAATTCCCATTCCGCCTCGGTCGGCAGGTCCTTGCCCTTCCAGCGGGCATAGGCCATGGCGTCGTCATAGGTGACATGGACGACGGGATGATCGTCCATGCCGGCCAGGCTGCTGCGTGGCCCATAGGGCTGGCGCCAGTTGGCGCCCTTCAGGAACGTCCACCATTGCGACCAGTCGCGCAGATCGACCCGCCCGGTCGGCTCGCGGAAGACGAGCGAGCCGGCATAGAGCATTTCCGGCAGGATGCCGGGATAGTCGCGCGGGTCCGGCGCGAATTCGGCGAAGGTCCGATGTCCGGTGGCGGCGACGAAAGCGGCGAAATCGGCATTCGTGACGGGGGTCTCGTCGATCAAAAAGCCGTCGACGCGGACGCGATGGGCCGGCTTCTCTTCCGGGTAATGATGATCGGATCCCATCCAGAAGCTTCCGCCCGGCACGAACACCATGCCCTCGCGTCCTTGCTCCCCGGACCCTTCCCCCTGCGCCGCCTCGGCCTGCATCGCCTGCCTTTCCATCCCCGTGTCCGGATCGCGAGTGCGTTCGCGATCCGGACACAGCCATAGCGGGTATGGCGAGGAAGACTGTCCGGATCGCGCAATCGGGTGATTCAGAACCGATAGGTCGCGGCGAGGATC includes the following:
- a CDS encoding formylglycine-generating enzyme family protein; protein product: MVFVPGGSFWMGSDHHYPEEKPAHRVRVDGFLIDETPVTNADFAAFVAATGHRTFAEFAPDPRDYPGILPEMLYAGSLVFREPTGRVDLRDWSQWWTFLKGANWRQPYGPRSSLAGMDDHPVVHVTYDDAMAYARWKGKDLPTEAEWEFAARGGLDRAEYAWGSELTPEGRYMANTWQGSFPTVNRQLDGYARTSPARAYPPNGYGLHDMIGNVWEWTSDWFASKHEADAGKACCIPRNPRGGLESASYDPCLPDIKIPRKVLKGGSHLCAPNYCRRYRPAARHAEAIDTSTSHVGFRCVVRNEV